The window CGATAAATATTTTACTCCAagataaatttcttattataaaatataaaatactagATATGTATGAATATTCTATAtaccttaaaaattattaaataaaactagTTAAATATCTTATCATCTTTTAAACTTTCAAAGTACAACACAAAAACAGATAATGTCTTGACCATAATTTGGATTAATGGATCATGATGCAACATCTAAGGCCCAGAAATGTTCAACAACTCAGAGTCATAATTGGAGCTAGATTTCTAATGGCCAAAAATCTTATCCATTTGAGAACAGCATGAGGCCCTTTGGGCCTGATTCATTGATATGACCGAAGCTAAAATTACGATCACCTGTGTCAGTGTCACCAGTAAAAGAACTCGTCTTGACAGGCGGCTGATGTTATAGCCAAGTGCACGACAAATATTGTAAAGTGAACAGTTTTTCCCTCAGAGACAGAATATTTGGCTCTTGATAAAGTCTAAGTGTTGGTAGATGAAAGAATTGGAGAAGCACATTTAACAAAAGGCCTAGACTGAGAATGGTTCAAATTCAATGCAAACGACAGAATACTGACTAGAGTTGTCTACGTTAGGTACCGGGGAAGTCGCCTTGATTTTTGTAACCCAAAACATGAACCATTCTCGAGTCATTTTCTCTCCATCTGCCTGCCTTCAACTTTAAAATCTATATATGCTTATAAAAATTCATGCAATCTGCAATTTGGTCGCCTAAATCTTCTTTCAGATTGAGTGTTTGTGGTGTTTTCTAGACTTAAAACTATTCAGATTGTTGTTTATTGATAGAAAATAGAAACTTTATAAGACGACAACTGTTATTGATATGTTAGACTTGCACGTCAGAATAGTGTTGGTATGATTATATTAATGAACAGagaagattttgattttgataaactattttataaattgtcatttggaatgttttaataattgaagattAAGAATGAATTACTATTAATTAGCACTAGTCATCCACATTTCTTCTCGTAATAATGACACAATACATTACATGGCTTGCCTAACTAGAAGCATCTACATGCATTCACATCACCCCGGTTGCAATCAGAAAGTTGAAATCAGTGTATGTATAAAGATACAGATAATGTGTATAAGTTGGAgaaaatcaacataaaaaattccTTTCTAGGTGCATGTGGAGGCAACAAAACCCAATTTACTTTGAGCAAGGTCAAATTCCCACAAAAAATTCTGCTGCAGAATGTTGCCAATTGTAGAAATTCCAGGCCAAGCTACTGACACAAATCCAACACACTTAACTCCAGCAGCAACATCAATCATATAACTCTTTTTGTGCGGCTCAAATCTAGCTCCATCTGCAAAGTGAATCACTAAACTTGGCACCAATTTCTCATCATATCCTGTTGAATTGAAGCAATAGTCCATTGGCACTCCCTTTAGCACTAATCTTTGGAATTTTGACACAGACATTTGCAATGCAGCCATCACAGGATTGTATGCTGGCTCTGCTAAAAATGTTAGGCTTGAACCAGAATCAACAATTGTACCACCACCACTGTTTGCATCCCATACTTGAACTGGTATTTTCAACATCACCCCACCAATGGACATGCCTATAACATTTACAGCATAAAATGGACTGAGCAAACCAAGCTGCAGCTTGGTGTATCGTTTTTTCCCCAATATAGATGATGATTCACTATTGTTGCTCccaaaaatgatataatttgaaacGTTTTTGTGACTTAGGTGATCAACCAGGCAGTAGGAGAACTTGCCATAAAAAATTTCGGAGGCCGTTTTAGCAAAAGTGTACTTGTCATACGCTAACCCCATTACACCATCAGCTTTCACAAAGCTCTGGCCCTGGAAAGAGTCGCTGCAACCAATTAACACATTTTTTAGTCTCAACTTCCGACCATTTGCAAGGCCTAGAGTGACTGTTTCCATGGCAAAAATTCCCATTGCTTCTGACCCATCTACATACCTGAGAGCAGAGAACAttacaaatttagaaaaaaatccAGTTGTTGCATAATCGTAAAGTTTGTATCTTCCTTTTATCAAAGCTTTCAAACGCATTCAGATTTATCATTTAAAGAGGGAGAGCTGTGAGGTGTCTTTGTTGGAAGGTCGCATTAATGACACAGAAGCTAAAAGGGACTAACATTAATAGCCATTTATATGTATTGCTGGATGTTGGTAAGCACAGTTGTTTCTTTATCAGCAGCACATTAACTAACAATTTCATGTGAATGGCTGAGACTTGGCCGTCAGATTTCTCTgattccatttttttcttctttgtcttcATCCAAAACCAAACTACAATTTAGGCTGAGACTGACATTTACTAACATGAATATCATTGATAAAGCAAATATCACAAGCAACcatttctatttattaaatgataatgacACTTTTTCAATTACCCGAACCAATTCCCCCTCACTGGACATACCTGGAAAAACCTCAACCTTGTAACCCAACCTCATAAATGGTCTTAAAACTTAATTACGTCACAGTCTTAACATTTAGCTTGCAATTTGAAAGTCAAAATCTTGATTATGAAAGTTCAGAAAATGAAGATACCTGAAATCATAGGCACAGGGATTGGAGGGCATGGGGCAACGTGTGAGAGAGAAAAGATTCATTAACTCAATCTTACACATATGAGAAAAGCAAGCAACTGTTTTAAAGGAAGAGGAGAAATCTGCCTTAAACACTCTCCTTTTGTCTAATCTTCCCTTTGTGGTACAATCGGCACCACATTTGTATCGACAATTCACCCATGTCAACTCACTTCCTGTGTCAACAACCAGGGTAAACTTTTGTGCTGGTGTTCCGACTTTCATTTGAACAAAGTACACGCCTGTTCCATAGTCTCTACCAGCACGCAATGGCATTTCAATGGCAGTACTACTAGTGTTAGTTGTTTCCAAAGCATCTCTTATTGGACTTAGACTCAGGCGGCGTTTATGAGCAATCATCTTTTGGCGGATAATGTCACTGTGGAAAAGGTCCTTCATCAGCTCAAGTTGAGTTTTAGGCCTTGTATTTAGATAAAGAGCATGACGATGTATCAACTCCATCCTCATTGAAGATGAATGAGAATTTGCGAAAGCTGAAGTAGAACATTGAATGATAAAAACCAAAGAGATCATCAACAGGGCACAAGGCCTCCCCTTCACCATGATGTTATTGAACAACAACAagcaagaaaaatgagaaagcTGAATATATAGggagaaaaagaatttaaaatagGAGCGTTGAAGGTACTTTGGCAGTTGGGAAATGTTCATTTGGTTCACATTGAAAACTTAGATATTGTGAAGTCGAATGGGAGGCGCAATTATTTGGATTTGAGCTCTCCCTAAATAGACTTTGGCTTCAATTTCCTCAGCTGATCCATATCATTAAAATATGGTATATAGATAGATTTCATAGCCTCctctatataataattttgaattcatttgtctTGACATACGCTTAGGCATGTTAATGATTGGGATTTGTGAAATTAAACAAGCAAGCCGTTCCATATAATCTGTAAATCATGCCTTAAAGTAATAGtataagccaaaaaaaaaagggtctaTGCTTGTAAAAGAGTCTTGACATGAAACAAATATAGTTGGGGGCTGCTGCCGCCCATGAATATGAGAACCCCCATAGCTAATATTTTCAGAAACAGTagtttatatttgtattttgatGTAACTTGTGTAATTGATGCATTCCCAGATTCATACAATCAAGACCTTAGAAAAACCtgaagaataaagaaaataactacAGCAAACGTGcaccaaagagaaaaatatgtcTTTCACAAAGTGTGATTACTCAACATGCCCAGCTGGCGGCAACTGAATTCAACTTTTACCATGCATTTCATCAGGTGATTAGTATTagtagggaaattttaaaaactaggcaaaattaaaggggtttaagcgaaattgcccaaaaaattcaggtttaagcaaaaatgcccatgttttgtgaaatgacgaaactgcccccatatataaacacagcaaattttcactgtgcaattcaaagaaaattcgaattttttccacatcccacggcaatcccacggcgaacgtcatttccgccaattttcttgcttttcggcaaccgaaaatggaaaataatgttattacatctcccgtaatcttgtttggatcaagttattgctcatattattgcgatttgattgagaattttgggtttgaaattttagggtttacggtttgaataatgcttaaaatgtttcaatttttggttgtttttgttgaattgattgaggggttttatgttatacaatatgtagaattgatttatgtgaaaatcggagatcgaaacgaccaaaaattggccgaaattggctgccgaatggaacggcagtctgccgtgggaacggaatttcccacggcaggacgaattctcccacggcagTTTAATGAACAATGGGTTGTGGCGGGgtaaactggcttttttaaaacattggggtgtcggggaaatccttagcccacgtcgggtttttttgaaatttcgcacgttgtcgtgggaaaagcgAAATTACGAACCTGCCCCCCTTTATATACAAAGCAAATTTTCCCACGGCAGCTCTGATTTTACTGTTCTTTTCCATGAAAAATCGCAAAAATTTCctcctcccacgtcaatcccacggcgaaggtCATTTTCGTCGATTTTGGAGCTTCctggcaaccga is drawn from Mangifera indica cultivar Alphonso unplaced genomic scaffold, CATAS_Mindica_2.1 Un_0070, whole genome shotgun sequence and contains these coding sequences:
- the LOC123207299 gene encoding aspartic proteinase NANA, chloroplast-like; translated protein: MNISQLPKYLQRSYFKFFFSLYIQLSHFSCLLLFNNIMVKGRPCALLMISLVFIIQCSTSAFANSHSSSMRMELIHRHALYLNTRPKTQLELMKDLFHSDIIRQKMIAHKRRLSLSPIRDALETTNTSSTAIEMPLRAGRDYGTGVYFVQMKVGTPAQKFTLVVDTGSELTWVNCRYKCGADCTTKGRLDKRRVFKADFSSSFKTVACFSHMCKIELMNLFSLTRCPMPSNPCAYDFRYVDGSEAMGIFAMETVTLGLANGRKLRLKNVLIGCSDSFQGQSFVKADGVMGLAYDKYTFAKTASEIFYGKFSYCLVDHLSHKNVSNYIIFGSNNSESSSILGKKRYTKLQLGLLSPFYAVNVIGMSIGGVMLKIPVQVWDANSGGGTIVDSGSSLTFLAEPAYNPVMAALQMSVSKFQRLVLKGVPMDYCFNSTGYDEKLVPSLVIHFADGARFEPHKKSYMIDVAAGVKCVGFVSVAWPGISTIGNILQQNFLWEFDLAQSKLGFVASTCT